Proteins from one Gimesia maris genomic window:
- a CDS encoding 3-deoxy-D-manno-octulosonic acid transferase: MQIYAYLLNLVYCLLLACASPVILYRVLVQKKYRSGLAQKFFGQLSERNSYEPCFWFHAVSVGEVLQLPPLLEELKRQNPTLELVISTTTHTGYAVAKEKFPEFTVCYFPLDFSWAVKRALQRIRPTAVLLVEMELWPNFVLAADQAGIPVSIINGRLSEKSFRGYRKLRWLIGPLLNRLKLIAVQTDAYAERFQKLTGRADRIQVTGSIKFDGIQVDRANPLTAELRNIFRLKSGETVLIAGSTQSPEEQIALEVYLAARQQFPRLRLILVPRHQERFHEVAELVKQYGLPLIRRSEQESGEAGSVLPFTNSQTPAIGLLDTLGELKSCWGLADIAFVGGSLTKRGGQNMIEPAGYGTALMLGPNTWNFKDVVDALLQHEAVTIVQNRAAFQETLIEWLEDPPLAEAQGARAQRFVLDQRGATLRTLSLIAPLLAGGQSDAQDKAA; this comes from the coding sequence GTGCAAATTTATGCTTACCTGTTGAATCTCGTTTATTGCCTGTTGCTGGCCTGTGCTTCGCCAGTCATTCTGTACCGGGTTCTGGTTCAGAAAAAATATCGAAGCGGGTTGGCGCAGAAGTTTTTCGGACAGTTGTCCGAGCGAAACAGCTATGAGCCCTGTTTCTGGTTTCATGCCGTCAGCGTGGGGGAAGTCTTACAACTGCCTCCCCTGCTGGAAGAACTGAAACGACAGAATCCCACACTCGAACTTGTGATTTCGACGACTACGCATACCGGGTATGCGGTGGCAAAAGAAAAGTTTCCTGAGTTTACCGTCTGTTATTTTCCCCTGGATTTTTCCTGGGCGGTCAAGCGGGCACTGCAGCGCATCAGGCCGACGGCAGTGCTTCTGGTGGAGATGGAACTCTGGCCGAATTTCGTATTAGCAGCAGATCAGGCGGGGATCCCCGTCTCGATTATCAATGGTCGCTTGAGTGAAAAAAGTTTTCGCGGGTACCGGAAACTTCGCTGGCTGATCGGTCCGCTGCTGAACCGTCTAAAGCTGATTGCCGTTCAGACCGACGCGTATGCGGAACGTTTTCAGAAATTGACAGGCCGTGCAGATCGGATTCAGGTGACCGGCTCGATTAAATTTGACGGTATCCAGGTGGATCGGGCGAATCCGTTGACGGCAGAACTGCGGAACATTTTTCGCCTGAAATCAGGGGAAACTGTTCTGATCGCTGGCAGCACTCAGTCGCCGGAAGAGCAGATTGCCCTGGAGGTTTACCTGGCAGCCAGGCAGCAATTTCCCCGCCTGCGCCTGATACTGGTACCCCGTCATCAGGAGCGGTTCCATGAAGTGGCAGAGCTGGTGAAACAATACGGACTTCCACTGATTCGGCGCAGCGAACAGGAGTCGGGAGAAGCAGGATCTGTTTTACCGTTCACAAACAGCCAGACCCCTGCGATCGGACTGCTGGATACGCTGGGAGAATTGAAAAGCTGCTGGGGGCTGGCAGATATTGCGTTCGTCGGGGGAAGCCTGACAAAACGTGGTGGACAAAATATGATCGAGCCGGCCGGCTATGGGACCGCCTTGATGCTGGGGCCGAATACCTGGAATTTCAAGGACGTGGTCGACGCCCTGCTGCAGCATGAGGCAGTCACGATTGTTCAGAACCGGGCTGCATTTCAGGAGACACTGATCGAATGGCTGGAAGACCCGCCACTGGCGGAAGCACAGGGGGCACGGGCGCAACGCTTTGTGTTGGATCAACGGGGAGCAACATTGCGCACCCTGTCGCTGATTGCACCTCTGCTGGCAGGGGGACAGTCGGACGCGCAAGACAAAGCTGCCTGA